A genomic region of Caenorhabditis elegans chromosome V contains the following coding sequences:
- the col-158 gene encoding Nematode cuticle collagen N-terminal domain-containing protein (Confirmed by transcript evidence), which yields MSVTKATAGALCLSSATLILSLYAIFSIYSDVQSIWSQLDQEMDQFKVTTDDLWTQMLGLGAATVSNRQRRQGKEQYGGYEAQGVNPGPTCSCSSGNGNGDDALGTGGCPAGPSGPQGSAGPDGIPGIDGQDGFPGENAEDSQNAPFNGCITCAPGKPGSPGERGKPGLRGMRGPRGTGGSPGTDGYPGRPGEMGPPGPPGDDGKPGSNGEKGQDVEQPTPRKGPRGPPGDSGPPGPEGDAGNDGPVGAAGAPGPDGINGFQGPGGPPGEEGKPGEDGKVGDDAAYCPCPDRNAPKENYASAPSHNPSNAPGASYSAGTGGYSGGTGHAQNSYGKK from the exons ATGAGCGTCACTAAAGCGACCGCCGGGGCTTTGTGCCTCTCCTCGGCCACTCTCATCCTCTCGCTTTatgcaattttctcaatttattcCGATGTTCAGTCTATCTGGTCGCAACTCGATCAGGAGATGGATCAGTTCAAG GTAACAACTGATGATCTGTGGACTCAAATGCTTGGACTTGGAGCTGCAACAGTTTCAAACCGTCAACGCCGTCAAGGAAAGGAACAATATGGAGGATACGAAGCTCAGGGTGTCAATCCAGGACCAACATGCTCTTGCAGCTCTGGTAATGGAAACGGAGACGATGCTCTCGGAACCGGAGGATGTCCAGCTGGACCATCAGGACCACAAGGATCTGCAGGACCTGACGGAATTCCAGGAATTGATGGACAAGATGGATTCCCAGGAGAGAATGCTGAAGATTCACAAAATGCTCCATTTAATGGATGTATTACTTGTGCTCCAGGAAAGCCAGGATCTCCAGGAGAGCGTGGAAAGCCAGGTCTCCGTGGAATGCGTGGACCACGTGGAACTGGAGGATCTCCAGGAACCGATGGATATCCAGGACGTCCAGGAGAGAtgggaccaccaggaccaccaggagacGATGGAAAGCCAGGATCGAATGGAGAAAAAGGACAAGATGTCGAGCAACCAACACCAAGAAAGGGACCAcgtggaccaccaggagattctggaccaccaggaccagaaGGAGACGCTGGAAACGATGGACCAGTTGGAGCtgcaggagcaccaggaccaGACGGAATCAACGGATTCCAAGGACCAggtggaccaccaggagagGAAGGAAAGCCAGGAGAAGATGGAAAGGTCGGAGACGATGCTGCCTATTGTCCATGCCCAGACAGAAACGCTCCAAAG GAGAACTACGCTTCTGCTCCATCCCACAACCCATCAAATGCTCCAGGAGCCAGTTATTCTGCTGGAACCGGTGGATACTCTGGTGGCACTGGACATGCCCAAAACAGCTATGGAAAGAAGTAA
- the pho-8 gene encoding intestinal acid PHOsphatase (Product from WormBase gene class pho;~Confirmed by transcript evidence): MMLIQGLVIFLAVFNNIESRKLEFVQALWRHGDRAPLHLPYPNDQYTEKAWSRGWGQLTSIGMQQLHELGEFFRHQYVDSSFIPSNFSVKEVYLRSSDSDRALVSAQAFLYGLYPASGGYQWSSDIDWQPLPVHASTPGEPDLVCKPTAIKCARHEVLVAQGDQESNAYYSVKYADFFSELSQTTGFKHCSYMDINGLFDIQRELIHNMTAKQPYWVTQTWPQYDNRTSMDIITEMRTVRMMNLFNSEEKGKLEGGSVLYNWIQNAIAVSESRNDQRMLLYSSHDGVLLALLNAFRASNEMMVPYAAALIMHVYSDNGKFYSELYYRNETTSDPYRIPLSRCPEPCEVSQLAVAFSNMTVTNYSDMMTLCGTPLKACGNSSYTFNSLSFFLPFLLASLFYSK, encoded by the exons ATGATGTTGATACAAGGACTTGTCATATTTCTTGCCGTGTTCAATAATATAGAATCTAGGAAACTTGAGTTTGTACAAGCACTGTGGCGACATGGAGACCGTGCTCCTCTACACTTACCGTATCCAAATGACCAGTACACAGAAAAAGCTTGGTCAAGGGGATGGGGGCAGTTGACTTCG ATTGGAATGCAACAACTTCACGAGCTCGGAGAGTTCTTCCGACACCAATACGTGGACTCTTCATTTATTCCgtctaatttttcagtgaaagaa GTCTACCTGCGCTCTTCCGATTCTGATCGTGCTTTGGTATCTGCACAAGCATTTCTTTACGGGCTATACCCAGCTTCTGGTGGTTATCAATGGAGCTCAGATATAGACTGGCAACCTCTTCCAGTACATGCATCTACTCCAGGAGAACCTGATTTG GTGTGCAAACCAACTGCGATAAAATGTGCTCGTCATGAAGTTTTAGTGGCTCAAGGCGATCAAGAATCAAACGCTTATTATAGTGTTAAGTATGCAGACTTCTTCAGTGAACTTTCTCAAACTACAGGATTCAAACACTGTTCATATATGGATATTAATGGATTATTCGATATACAAAGAGAGTTGATTCATAACATGACTGCAAAACAGCCTTATTGGGTTACACAAACCTGGCCTCAATATGACAATCGTACTTCAATGGACATTATAACTGAAATGAGGACCGTTCGAATGATGAATCTATTTAATTCAGAAGAGAAAGGAAAACTTGAAGGAGGCTCCGTTCTTTACAATTGGATTCAAAATGCAATTGCAGTTTCTGAGAGCAGAAATGATCAGAGAATGCTTCTTTATTCTTCG CATGATGGTGTTCTTCTTGCACTTCTCAATGCATTCCGTGCTTCAAATGAGATGATGGTTCCTTATGCGGCTGCACTTATCATGCATGTTTATTCAGACaacggaaaattttattctgaG cTCTACTATCGAAATGAGACTACATCGGATCCATACAGAATTCCGCTTTCCCGATGCCCGGAACCTTGTGAAGTGTCGCAATTGGCAGTggctttttcaaatatgacaGTTACAAACTACTCGGATATGATGACG TTATGCGGGACTCCTCTCAAAGCATGTGGAAACTCGTCTTACACGTTCAACtctttatcatttttcttacCATTTCTCTTAGCgagtttattttattcaaaatga
- the nphp-4 gene encoding uncharacterized protein (Product from WormBase gene class nphp;~Confirmed by transcript evidence; NePHronoPhthisis (human kidney disease) homolog), with the protein MSVNDWYSLFLANRPVEMKRNVSRGTKALCYSMFISNLTSPQLTENIRYQISAFLFDTKTSQMFGRQCRTEWIPANSNGTCVFNETLYFYSIINSRDVLLILEFVEEGSDEITPATSVGWFSTHIEKKTPVEISNTKIFDIFGGTPKLLIFDKETVLKPVGNVECTYNIFEMPPIFFQCLPEFCIVCDKDIIPGIIKDSSDEWWLSTPKEMPTIPAAIDAIVIQFKNNVPELEKQITHDIEKEWALKEGGTLKPKAIIMDRKLRIGVHNGYTYVTEPFTVDLEIISSNAGDTLRSRKKPIDFGKSSNWEEQLLFQAAGNPRLALRNLYADPRMAIIFLLEYTFHREDNQSLNQTILIGWAAWTPFSDGAFSGKEVETRVSFVGGPRPNPEGVLCYKNVLNQPDSLKPLNEKLEIFVDFKFYENGRSVHNTPTSRRAADSARVQTGRSGDNGQSARSNRKSVKIETPRSPENSNRFPALVDTGRSVSSVDELRSINEDLNRFIEEPMEIPVQDVVVAKKPVEEPLPITSVYKIPFDELKPINFPRSAHSMFARQNFTQLKDRNGSPPNTEDVTLKTIIDMKREQLDRLITSHVYFQFIAFKQLAAPDARMIKKLFFTIGFYRFPDITTESMLLTSMEKGEPTLLTRLDKNGNSDVIASPGFIAKYIIEGEESKADFLDFMASGHATIDVWDSDSLIHLGSTIVPIKNLYRRGREAVQLFIQCPVVDTSLDTSSKAGAFLYMRVANIGFPSGNTYDLSSSSSSLTTTRSNVNSGQGTVVRRLTSSIRLNEEGPHSYRIHAKPLPGNSGVGLDRFLTAQRLDIQQRHEQLFNENSLDKIRQWNDLKEGFNFSDNKEIAQKFIFEEELAAYKKLRYESKPAKLLEAVFKGITSCHQINPSFGEKVFFEFPLENYNSEPINCTIEFDDEALKPVFDAEEWKFYKTVNKVTTPSEKQMMRQTTDRIEICLQPGDVLFIPFIYDAFFFPNDAFNMYSTKVVFRRWDTKEPLAILDLHVHRRNFLLQHSVTFICETSGNWEKQLVLPPMARDRRVLSCRCSDPSVRLTVRNATLQQIVGFTTYSGETNDRKTFLLLMYSDHYQTRLMATWKITILPFFNVDVRSIVGQTTRLHLLVHRRSEHDGVPDDLLKVYTASGCMKVVDSVLTERTPTATIDFTPNFIGTKKLVVSVVNTNTLKLERGFLVYGKSEAPRITQKFVIQIPSSDEAIRKRIPIRNPYGLPKTFRITTSNSDIVKITDSLLSVPPMGKLPCEMYFVKNTHLQKNIETLLYISDAETYVQEEAYSITLAFEAS; encoded by the exons ATGTCGGTCAACGACTGGTATTCGTTGTTTCTGGCAAACCGGCCAGTTGAAATGAAACGTAATGTTTCGAGAGGAACTAAAGCTTTGTGTTATTCAATGTTCATTTCCAATTTGACATCTCCACAG CTGACTGAGAACATTCGATACCAGATTAGTGCTTTTTTATTCGACACGAAGACTTCTCAAATGTTTGGGAGGCAATGTAGAACAGAATGGATTCCAGCGAATAGTAATGGAACTTGTGTTTTTAATGAA ACATTATATTTTTACTCAATTATAAACAGCAGAGATGTGCTTCTTATTCTTGAATTTGTGGAAGAAGGATCAGACGAAATAA CGCCTGCCACAAGCGTTGGATGGTTTTCAACGCATATCGAGAAGAAAACGCCCGTAGAAATATCAAACActaaaat TTTCGATATATTTGGTGGAACTccaaaactattaatttttgataaagaaacagttttaaaaccaGTTGGAAATGTTGAATGTACATACAACATATTCGAAATGCCACCCATATTCTTCCAATGTTTGCCTGAATTTTGCATTGTTTGCGACAAAGACATTATTCCTGGAATAATCAAAGACAGTTCTGATG AATGGTGGTTGAGCACGCCAAAAGAGATGCCAACAATTCCCGCTGCAATTGATGCAATTGTAATTCAATTCAAGAATAATGTACCtgaattagaaaaacaaattacacATGATATTGAAAAAGAATGGGCATTGAAAGAAGGAGGAACTCTTAAACCAAAAGCAATCATAATGGATAGAAAATtgaga ATCGGAGTACACAATGGGTACACATATGTCACTGAACCATTCACAGTTGACTTGGAAATAATCTCCTCAAATGCTGGTGATACTCTAAGATCGCGAAAGAAACCTATTGACTTTGGGAAATCATCAAATTGGGAAga acaacTGCTATTTCAAGCTGCTGGAAACCCGCGTCTGGCACTTCGAAATCTGTATGCGGATCCAAGAATGGCTATCATATTCTTGCTTGAATACACCTTTCACCGAGAAGACAATCAAAGCCTTAATCAGACTATTCTAATCGGATGGGCTGCATGGACTCCATTCTCAGATGGAGCCTTTTCTGGAAAAGAAGTGGAGACACGAGTTAGCTTTGTTGGTGGTCCACGTCCGAATCCAGAAGGCGTTTTATGTTATAAGAACGTATTGAATCAACCAGACTCCTTGAAGCCATTGAAtgagaaacttgaaatttttgtggactttaaattttatgaaaatggaagaagtgTTCACAATACACCAACATCAAGAAGGGCTGCTGACTCTGCAAGAGTTCAAACTGGAAGATCAGGCGATAATGGCCAATCTGCTAGATCAAatagaaaatcagtgaaaatagAAACTCCTAGAAGtccagaaaattcgaatagaTTCCCTGCACTAGTAGATACAGGAAGATCAGTTTCATCAGTAGATGAATTGAGATCAATAAATGAGGATTTGAATAGATTCATAGAAGAACCAATGGAAATTCCAGTTCAAGACGTAGTTGTTGCAAAGAAACCAGTAGAAGAACCTCTACCAATAACATCAGTTTACAAGATTCCTTTTGATGAGCTCAAACCAATAAACTTCCCAAGATCTGCCCATTCCATGTTTGCGAGACAAAACTTCACTCAGTTGAAAGACAGGAACGGATCACCACCAAATACTGAAGATGTGACACTAAAAACCATCATCGATATGAAAAGAGAGCAATTGGACAGACTCATTACATCACatgtatattttcaatttattgctTTCAAACA ACTTGCTGCTCCTGATGCTCGCATGATTAAGaagttatttttcacaatCGGGTTTTACCGATTCCCCGATATTACAACAGAGTCAATGCTTCTCACATCTATGGAGAAAGGAGAACCAACCCTTTTAACCCGACTTGATAAAAATGGGAATTCGGATGTTATAGCTTCACCTGGATTCATA GCAAAATATATAATCGAAGGAGAAGAAAGCAAGGCtgactttttggattttatggCTTCTGGTCATGCAACTATTGATGTATGGGATTCAGACTCGTTGATTCACTTGGGATCAACTATTGTGCCAATCAAGAATTTGTATCGAAGAGGAAGGGAAGCTGTTCAGTTGTTTATTCAATGCCCAGTGGTTGATACATCTTTAGACACTTCATCAAAAGCTGGGGCTTTCCTTTACATGAGAGTTGCCAATATCGGATTTCCGTCAGGCAATACATAtg ATCtctcctcctcctcttcaTCGCTGACTACCACAAGATCCAACGTAAACTCTGGACAAGGTACAGTAGTCCGCCGACTGACGTCATCAATCCGGTTAAATGAAGAAGGACCCCATTCCTATCGAATTCACGCAAAACCATTACCTGGTAATAGTGGTGTTGGACTAGATCGGTTTTTGACAGCTCAGAGACTAGATATTCAACAACGGCATGAACAATTGTTCAATGAGAATAGTTTGGATAAGATCAGACAATGGAATGATTTAAAAGAAGGATTCAACTTTTCTGATAATAAAGAAATTGCacagaaattcatttttgaagaagaGCTAGCTGCATACAAAAAGCTTCGATATGAAAGTAAACCTGCAAAACTTCTTGAAGCTGTTTTCAAAG GTATTACAAGTTGTCACCAAATAAATCCCAGTTTTGGAGagaaagtattttttgaatttcctctcGAGAACTACAATTCTGAACCAATCAATTGCACCATTGAATTTGATGATGAAGCTTTGAAACCAGTATTTGATGCAGAAGAatggaaattttacaaaacagTGAACAAAGTAACAACTCCATCAGAAAAGCAAATGATGAGACAAACAACGGATAGAATTGAGATTTGTCTTCAACCTGGGGATGTTTTATTTATTCCATTTATCTACGACGCTTTCTTTTTCCCAAATGATGCATTCAACATGTACTCAACAAAAGTTGTATTTAGAAGATGGGATACAAAAGAACCACTAGCAATATTGGATCTCCACGTGCATCGAAGAAATTTCCTTCTTCAACATTCAGTTACTTTTATTTGTGAAACATCTGGAAACTGGGAAAAACAATTAGTACTACCACCAATGGCCAGAGACAGAAGAGTTTTGTCATGTCGATGCTCTGATCCGTCTGTAAGACTGACTGTTCGAAATGCGACACTACAACAGATTGTTGGATTCACAACATATTCAGGGGAAACGAATGATCGAAAGACGTTTCTTTTATTGATGTATAGTGATCATTATCAAACAAG ATTAATGGCTACCTGGAAAATCACTATTCTTCCATTCTTCAATGTTGATGTTCGTAGTATTGTTGGGCAAACAACTCGTCTTCATTTATTAGTGCACAGAAGAAG CGAGCATGATGGAGTGCCAGATGATTTACTGAAAGTGTATACAGCATCTGGATGTATGAAAGTTGTGGATTCTGTGCTCACTGAAAGAACACCTACAGCCACAATTGATTTTACACCAAACTTTATTG GAACAAAGAAGCTTGTCGTTTCTGTTGTGAATACCAATACATTGAAGTTAGAACGAGGGTTTTTGGTTTACGGAAAGTCTGAAGCGCCACGGATTACGCAGAAGTTTGTCATACAAATTCCATCATCTGATGAAGCTATTAGAAAG AGAATCCCGATAAGAAACCCATATGGTTTACCAAAGACATTCCGAATCACCACATCAAATTCtgatattgtaaaaattacGGATAGTCTGTTGTCAGTTCCACCTATGGGAAAACTTCCATGTGAAATGTATTTTGTGAAGAATACACATCTTCAAAAGAATATAGAG ACATTGTTGTATATATCAGATGCGGAGACTTATGTACAAGAAGAAGCATATTCAATCACACTTGCATTCGAAGCTTcctga
- the mpst-1 gene encoding Putative thiosulfate sulfurtransferase mpst-1 (Confirmed by transcript evidence): MSLKKIIDVKSVNTLLKKGIINKEGVRIIDCSFAVAPRPDWKEFEQEGYGDFKNLMAEPSPSRNLYLAGHIPEAVHVDLDIATYPSRYQRFQQYRADLFEEYAQMVGLNNKEHFIFYGKGAFGGMLFASKVAWIFKSYGHENISLVDGGFDSWKRNGFEVSTELVKLPAGNFKAEDNFKKYVITFQELEAKKDGEDKQFIEKTSEINFLDSRIRGQFDGTQETGLDPHLVNGTRIAGFKNLPSAELLVKGGNLKSEEEIKSWLTQNGYVENQPTITSCNAGIQAALLAYVIDAVKPSQNPPRVYNGSLKEMELRAPKKISEGPQHLPH, translated from the exons ATGagtctcaaaaaaataatcgatGTAAAATCAGTTAACactcttctgaaaaaaggaattaTCAATAAAGAAGGAGTGCGGATCATTGATTGCTCATTTGCTGTGGCGCCGCGTCCAGATTGGAAAGAATTCGAACAAGAGGGTTATGGCGATTTCAAGAATCTCATGGCTGAGCCCAGCCC gtCCCGGAACTTGTACCTGGCTGGACACATTCCGGAAGCTGTGCATGTGGACCTGGACATTGCCACATATCCATCTCGTTATCAAAGATTCCAACAATACCGCGCGGATCTTTTCGAAGAATATGCTCAAATGGTTGGATTGAACAATAAAGAACATTTCATCTTTTACGGAAAAGGAGCATTTGGTGGAATGCTTTTTGCTTCAAAGGTTGCTTGGATTTTCAAATCCTATGGCCATGAAAACATTTCTCTTGTCGATGGAGGATTTGATTCATGGAAAAGAAATGGATTTGAAGTATCTACAGAACTCGTAAAATTGCCTGCAGGAAACTTTAAAGCTgaagataatttcaaaaaatatgtcaTCACATTCCAAGAACTCGAAGCTAAAAAAGACGGCGAAGATAAACAGTTTATCGAAAAAACATCAGAAATTAACTTTCTGGACAGCAGAATTCGTGGTCAATTCGATGGAACTCAAGAGACCGGTCTTGATCCACATCTTGTAAACGGCACTAGAATCGCtggtttcaaaaatctacCTAGTGCAGAGCTTCTTGTGAAaggcggaaatttgaaaagtgaagAAGAAATCAAGTCAT GGCTCACTCAAAACGGATATGTTGAAAATCAACCGACAATCACATCCTGTAATGCTGGAATTCAAGCAGCACTTTTGGCGTACGTAATCGATGCTGTGAAGCCATCACAGAATCCTCCCCGCGTATATAATGGATCCTTAAAAGAGATGGAGCTTCGAGCACCGAAGAAAATTTCGGAGGGACCACAGCATTTGCCTCATTAA
- the D2023.6 gene encoding ABC1 atypical kinase-like domain-containing protein (Confirmed by transcript evidence), translating to MIIRKILAFKPLTKVLFVGTGAGAGYTAYTVDSVEDLRQLGLLRFGRAASTVGKIVIDYKTSLRGLPEPSSEYDDAIKKCHQRSAEHLLELACVNGGVFIKVGQHISGMEYLIPPEYTQTLSILTSQAPQASKEDVIYVVESELNAKVGDLFSEFSEKPVGAASLAQVHKAKLKESGETVAVKVQHKRVYKNSRTDVNTMEFLVKVADAVFPEFRLMWLVDEIKKNLPNELDFLHEAKNADEAAQRFKHLKFLRIPKIKYDLTTTRVLTMEFCEGAHVDDVEYLKKNNIDPHDVCMKIGKTISEMIFLQGYLHSDPHPGNVLINSLGNGKYEIVLLDHGLYLNISDHIRKLYSDLWLAILKPDLQEIRKVASQMGVGELYGLFACMVTRRSWKSVTGGIGKSKMNESEKDELRMYASSLIPQISEVLARMPREMLLILKTNDLMRNIEHKLGVFGSSDGHIEMSRCVIRSSHDLAIRRSDSLLGKFKIGFHMYWSLMKLCIYQYYLRFINYH from the exons AtgattattagaaaaatactGGCGTTTAAGCCACTCACAAAA GTCTTATTTGTGGGAACTGGAGCTGGAGCAGGCTATACAGCGTACACGGTAGATTCCGTTGAAGACTTAAGACAATTAGGACTGCTGAGATTTGGGAGAGCTGCTTCAACC gtaGGGAAAATTGTAATTGACTACAAAACTTCATTGCGTGGACTTCCAGAGCCATCTTCTGAATACGATGAtgcaatcaaaaaatgtcacCAGCGAAGTGCGGAGCATCTTTTGGAGTTGGCCTGTGTCAACGGAGGTGTTTTCATCAAG GTTGGACAACACATTTCGGGAATGGAATATTTGATACCACCAGAGTACACTCAAACATTAAGCATTCTCACCTCGCAAGCTCCACAAGCATCCAAGGAGGATGTCATTTACGTCGTGGAGTCAGAATTAAACGCAAAAGTCGGCGACctattttcggaattttccgaaaaaccaGTTGGAGCGGCAAGCCTGGCACAAGTTCATAAAGCAAAGCTAAAAGAATCTGGGGAGACGGTTGCAGTTAAAGTTCAGCATAAACGAGTTTACAAGAATAGCAGGACCGATGTTAACACTATGGAATTCTTAGTAAAAGTTGCCGATGCAGTCTTTCCGGAATTCCGTCTTATGTGGCTAGTGGACGAAATAAAGAAGAATCTTCCAAATGAACTTGATTTTCTGCACGAAGCGAAAAATGCCGATGAAGCAGCTCAACGTTTCAAGCACCTGAAATTTCTACGAATTCCAAAGATTAAATACGATTTGACTACAACGAGAGTACTCACCATGGAATTTTGTGAAGGAGCACATGTTGATGATGTGGAATACCTAAAAAAGAATAATATTGATCCACATGATGTTTGtatgaaaataggaaaaactaTTTCTGAAATGATCTTTCTACAAGGATATTTGCACTCGGATCCGCACCCTGGAAATGTACTGATCAACAGCCTaggaaatggaaaatatgaaattgtgCTATTGGATCATGGTTTGTACTTGAATATCAGTGATCACATTCGTAAACTGTATTCCGATCTTTGGCTGGCAATTCTGAAGCCTGATCTCCAAGAGATCCGC aaagttgcaAGTCAAATGGGAGTTGGGGAACTCTACGGTCTATTTGCATGCATGGTCACTCGACGTTCTTGGAAGTCGGTCACAGGTGGAATTGGAAAGTcgaaaatgaatgaaagtGAAAAAGATGAGCTTCGTATGTATGCTTCGTCGTTGATACCTCAAATCAGTGAAGTACTAGCACGAATGCCACGAGAAATGcttcttattttaaaaacgaatgATTTGATGAGAAACATCGAGCATAAATTAGGAGTTTTTGGATCAAGTGATGGACATATTGAA ATGTCCCGATGCGTCATCCGAAGTTCGCACGATCTTGCCATTCGCCGTTCAGATAGTCTactcggaaaattcaaaattggatTCCACATGTATTGGTCGCTTATGAAGCTTTGTATCTATCAATATTACCTTCGTTTTATCAACTATCACTAG